A single genomic interval of Deltaproteobacteria bacterium harbors:
- a CDS encoding phosphodiester glycosidase family protein codes for MWGWIGRILAGLIVIGAITGGVAFTRYPDLVYRFAAGQISSYREKVFGELSIAEAGYWMPVAKGVERRILTIRRGGDHALDLVALRMDPGHVRIEVVAIKPAEIGTKPIGVLSESLGAIAMMNGSFFNEELGILGLCVSKGHEVSPLVKAGDHRGVFAVYDGRADLVERDRYTGSGVTNAIQSGPWLVRDGSALKDFDNKDRVTRRSAVATDKKGRVIFVVTDTVMSGITLAHFAEVLALPEGKGGFGVAQALNLDGGTSTQLALRGETDARLIRGFVNVPVLLAVFAR; via the coding sequence ATGTGGGGATGGATCGGGCGAATACTGGCCGGACTCATCGTGATCGGCGCCATCACCGGCGGCGTCGCCTTCACTCGCTATCCCGACCTGGTCTACCGCTTTGCGGCGGGGCAAATCTCGTCATATCGCGAAAAGGTCTTCGGCGAGCTTTCCATCGCCGAGGCCGGGTACTGGATGCCCGTCGCGAAGGGCGTCGAACGCCGCATCCTGACGATCCGGCGAGGCGGCGACCACGCCCTCGATCTCGTGGCCCTGCGCATGGATCCCGGTCACGTTCGCATCGAGGTCGTCGCGATCAAACCCGCGGAGATCGGCACGAAGCCCATCGGCGTGCTCTCCGAGAGTCTGGGCGCGATCGCCATGATGAACGGGTCGTTTTTCAACGAGGAACTCGGGATTCTCGGGCTGTGCGTGTCGAAGGGGCACGAGGTTTCGCCGCTCGTGAAGGCGGGCGATCACCGGGGTGTCTTCGCCGTGTATGACGGTCGCGCGGATCTCGTCGAACGCGATCGATATACGGGCTCGGGCGTCACGAACGCGATTCAGTCCGGTCCTTGGCTCGTGCGCGACGGTTCGGCTCTCAAGGACTTCGACAACAAGGACCGCGTCACGCGCCGCTCCGCCGTCGCGACCGACAAAAAGGGCCGCGTGATCTTCGTCGTCACCGACACCGTCATGTCGGGCATCACGCTGGCCCATTTCGCCGAAGTGCTCGCCCTGCCCGAGGGCAAGGGCGGTTTCGGCGTGGCGCAGGCCCTCAATCTGGATGGCGGAACGAGCACGCAGCTCGCCCTGCGCGGCGAAACCGACGCCAGGCTCATCCGGGGGTTCGTCAACGTCCCGGTCCTGCTCGCGGTGTTTGCCCGCTGA